A region of the bacterium genome:
GGTGCTCACCCTGATCGACACCCTGCCCGCCCGGCTCAACGAGTTCGACACCCTGCTCACCGGCCAGCCCATCTATCGGGAACGGTTGCAGGGCGTGGGGGTCATCAACACCGCCGAGTGCCTGGCCTTGGGGGTGACCGGACCCATTCTGCGCTCCACCGGCTACCCCTGGGACCTGCGCCGGGACATGCCCTATCTGGCCTACGACCAGATGGACTTCGATGTGGTGGTGGGCACCTACGGCGACTGCTTCGACCGCTACGCCATCCGCCTGAACGAGATCAGGGAGTCGATCCGCATCCTGGCCCAGATCCTCGACCAGATGCCCTCGGGCGACTACCGGGTGCAGGACAAGAAGGTCACCCCACCGCCTCGGGCCCGCATCGACGAGTCGATGGAGGCGTTGATCCACCACTTCAAGATCTTCACCGAGGGATTCAAGGTGCCCGCCGGCGAGGTGTACGCCGCAGTGGAGTCCCCCCGGGGCGAGCTGGGCTGCTACATGGTGTCGGACGGCTCAGCGGTGCCCTACCGCATGCACATCCGCGGCCCCAGCTTTGTGAATCTGCAAACCCTGCCCCACATGATGCAGGGCGGCATGGTGGCCGACGCGGTGGCCATCATCTCCTCGGTCGACCCGATCATGGGGGAGGTGGACCGCTAAGCCATGGCCCGCCTGAACCCCAACAACCTCGCCATCGCCCGGGAGGTCATCGGTCGATATCCGGTTCCCCGCTCCGCGCTCATTCCGCTGCTGCACTTGGCCCAAGAACAAGACGGCTATGTCGCCGAAGACGCCATGGCCCACATCGCCGAGTTGGTGGGGGTCACCCCAGCAGAGGTCATGGGCACGTGCAGCTTCTATGAGATGCTCAAGCGGGAGCCGGTGGGCGACTACATGGTGAACATCTGCAACGGCATCTCCTGTCATCTGCTGGGCGCTTCGGCCCTGATACACCACGCCGAGGACACCTTGGGAGTGAAACCCGGCGGGACCACCGATGACGGCAAGATCACCCTGGAAGCGGTGGAGTGCATTGCCGCCTGCACCGAGGCCCCCTGTCTCCAGGTGAACTATCGCTATCGCAACCAGGTCACCACCGAGGACTTCGACCAGTTGGTGGCCGATCTGCGGGCCGATGCCGCCGGGGTGGCACCCCACGGCCAGTTGGCCAAGGTTCGCCAGCACATCGGCGACGACCGCCGGGCCGGAGTGTCGCCCCCCGATGGCCAAGGCGAGCCGGCCTGGATGGCCCGCAACCCCTCCGACAACGGTGGTTCAGCATCATGATCGCAATGGCCAATCACTTGCGAACCAGCGGTCTTTGTCAAGGATTCGGCTCGTGAGCGCGCCCGCCCCTTCCGACCTGCGGATCATCACCTCCCGCTTCGACATCGAAGACGGCCACACCTTGGCCGGCTACGAGCGCACCGGGGGCTATGCCGGGCTGCGGCGGGCGCTGGAGATGGCGCCAGCCGACGTTCACGGCGAGGTTCGCACCGCCAGCCTGCTGGGCCGGGGCGGTGCCGGGTTCCCCGCCGGGGTCAAGTGGGGGTTCTGCCCGCCGGGGGTATGGCCCCGCTATCTGGTGGTGAACGGCGACGAGTCCGAACCCGGCACCTACAAAGACCGCCTCCTCATGGAGCGCGATCCCCACCAGCTCATAGAGGGCTGCCTCATCGCCTGCTACGCCCTGGGCCTGTCGCAGTGCTTCCTCTATGTGCGAGGCGAGATGGCCCACGCCCAGGAGCGGCTGGCTGCCGCCCTCAACGAGGCCTATGAGGCCGGCTATGTGGGCGCCAACGTTTTGGGCGCCGAGGACTTCTCGGTGGACATCACCCTGCACTGGGGGGCCGGGGCCTACATCGTGGGGGAGGAAACCGCACTCATCGAGAGCCTGGAGGGCGACCGGGGGATGCCCCGGCTCAAGCCCCCCTATTTCCCGGCCTCCATCGGCCTCTACGGCAAGCCCACCATCGTGAACAACGTGGAGACCCTGGCCAACCTGCCCTGGATCGTGTCCAATGGCGGGGACGCCTTTGCCGCCATGGGGGCGGACAGCTCCACCGGAACCCGGGTGTTCGCGGTGTCGGGCCATGTGGCCACCCCCGGCGTGTTCGAGGTGCCCTTCGGCACCACCACCTTCCGCGAGATCATCTTCGATCCCCGCTACGCCGGCGGGATGCGACCGGGCCGCACCCTCAAGACCTTCATCCCCGGCGGGGCGTCGGCCCCCTGGTTCTTCGAGGAGCACCTCGACCTGCCGCTGGAGAAGACCACGGTGGACCAGGCCGGCTCCATGCTCGGCTCGGGCGCCATCGTGGTGATGGACGACACCACCGACGTGGTGAAGGCCTGCCACAACGTGGTGCGGTTCTTCGCCCGGGAATCCTGCGGCAAGTGTACGCCGTGTCGGGAGGGCACCTCCTGGCTGGAGAAGATCCTCAGCCGCATCTTGGCCGGCCAGGGCCGCCCCCAAGATCTGGATCTGCTGATGGACGTGTGCGACAACATCAGCCCTGGCATCAACTGGCCTCCCCGCCAAACCACCATCTGCCCGCTGGGGCCGTCGGCCGTATCGCCCATCGCCTCTGCCCTAGAGCGGTTCCGCGGCGAGTTTGAGGCTTATCTGCCCGCCACCGCGGTCGCGGTCACGACTAGCGCAGGAGCCATGTCGTGAGCGAGCAAGAGACCGTGGTCAACATCACCGTCAACGGCCAGCCGGTGGAGGCCCAGCCCGGCGAATGGGTCATTGCCGCCGCTGAGCGGGCCGGGGTGTATATCCCCCACTTCTGCTACCACCCCCGAATGAGCTCGGTGGGCATGTGCCGCATGTGCATCGTGGACATCGACGCCGGGCGGGGCCCCGCCCTGCAACCCTCCTGCATGGTGGAGGTGAGCGAGGGCATGGTGGTGGACACCACCTCGGAGCAAACCCGCAAGGCCCAAGACGGGGTGCTGGAGTTTCTGCTGCTGAACCACCCACTCGACTGCCCGGTGTGCGATAAGGGCGGCGAGTGTCCCCTCCAAGACCAGACCATGGCCTATGGCCCTGGAGAGAGCCGGTTCATCGAGGAGAAGCGCCACTTCGAGAAGCCCATCCCGGTGAACAGCCTGGTGTACTTGGATCGGGAGCGCTGCATCCTGTGCGACCGCTGCACCCGGTTTGCCGACGAGGTGGCGGGCGACCCGCTCATCACCTTCCAAGACCGGGGCGACCAAACCCAGGTGAACACCTTCCCCGACCTGCCCTTCTCCTCCTATTTCAGCGGCAACACCGTGCAGATCTGCCCGGTGGGCGCGCTCACCGCGGTGCCCTATCGGTTCAAGGCCCGCCCGTGGGACCTCACCGAAGTGGAGTCCACCTATCCCAATCCGATGGGCGACCGGGTGGTGGTGCAGGCCTCCCGCGACCAGGTGCTGCGCTACCAGGGGGTTGACAGCGACGCGGTCAACTGGGGTTGGCTCACCGACAAAGATCGTTTTTCTTTTGAAGCTGTTGCCAGCGACCTTCGGCTTCAGGCCCCGCTGATTCGGGGCACCCCATTGGGCCGACCCGACCCCGGCGGGAGCGAGCTGGTTGAGACTTCCTGGGGCCAGGCCCTTACCCAGGCGGCCGACGCCATTCGGGCCGCAGTCGAAGACAATGGTCCTCAGTCGGTGGCTGTGTTGGGCGGGGCCCGTTTGACCAACGAAGACCAATACGCCTGGGCTCGACTGGCCAAAGGGGTTATCGGCACCGACAACGTTGACGCCCAACTCGACGACGGCCTGCCCGCCGATGTGGTGCTGGGCCTACCCCGGGCCACCATCGACCGGGCCTGTACTCCGGGCGGAACCGTCATCTTGATGGCGCCCGACCCCAAAGAGGAGCAGGGCACCCTCTACCTGCGGCTCCGCCACGCCGTGGTCAACGATGGCGTACAGCTCATCGAGCTCACGCCCCGGGCCACCGGTTTGAGCCATCTGACCGACCACCGGCTGCACCATCGTCCTGCCGAAGCCGCCGCCGTTGCCGCCGCCCTCGTGGGTGGCGACATCGACGCCGGACCCGACCGGGAGATCGGCGGCGTGCCCGGCGACGCCTTGGCTGCTGCTGCGGCCGCGCTGGCCGACCGCGCCGACAAGCCCATTACCGTGATCATCGGCCGCCCCTCGCTGGCTGAGACGGCCGGTCCCACCGTGGACGCCGTTGCCGGACTAGCTCGGTTCGCCAAGCTGTTGGCCGCTGGAGGGCGGCCAGGCATCGCTTTCTTGCCCGCGCTGCACCGGGGCAACGTGCTCGGCGCGCTGGACATGGGACTGGCCCCCGGCCTTCTGCCCGGTCGAGTGTCGCTGGGCGACGGCGGAATGGCATTGGCCCAGCTCTGGGGCGCGGTGCCCGCCGCCCTTGGCGCTGATGCCCGCGGCATTCTGAAGGCCGCCGCCAACGGCCACATCGACGTGCTGGTGTTGCTGGGCGCCGATCCGCTGGGGGATTTCCCCGACCGAGACCTAGCCAACGCCGCCCTCGAAACGGTGGGCGCCATCATTGCCTCCGACCTGTTCTTGAATCCCTCTTCGGCCCGGGCCCACATCGTGTTCCCCGCGGCCGGCTTCGGTGAGCGCCAAGGCACCCACACCAACATGGAGGGCCGGGTTACGCGGGAGCGCCAGATCGTCACCTCACCGGGCACGGCGCGGGCCGATTGGGCCATCGCCACCGAGTTGGCTCGGATGCTGGGGGCCGATTTCGGCTTCGGCTCTCCCGAGGACGTGTGGGAGGAGATCACCCGAGTGGCGCCATCGCACCGAGACGTTTCCCTAGAGGCCATCGACACAATGGCCGACGGTGCCGTGGCCGCCGACAGCTCTATCGTGTTCTCCCCACCCGAAGACTCCACCACGGTGCCCCACGTGGATGCGTACAGCCTCCGCCTGGTGTCGACGAGGCGCATGTACGACCGGGGCACGCTGGTCCAGCACACCCCATCGCTGGCCAAACTGGCCCCCAATGCTGTTTTGGCCTTGAACCCCTACGACTTCGACCGGGTCGGGGTTGACTCGGACACCGAAGTGCAGGTGATTTCGAACGTGGGCGAGCTGGACATGCCGGTGGTGGCCGACCCCGGGGTCCCCCGAGGCACCGCGGCCTTCGGCTACAACTATCCCGACCTGGACGTGCGAGCCCTGATCGACAATGACTCCGTGGTCACCGACTTGAGGATCCAAACCTAATGATGGCCGACCTCGGTCCGTCGGTTTTCGGCCTCGACCCGCTGTATGACGGCGAGGTCGGCCTAGCCGTGGTACTCATCACTTTGCTCAAAGTGGGGGTGGCCTTCGCCCTGTTGCTAGTGGCCGTGATGCTGATGATCTGGTTCGAGCGCAAGGTCATCGGGGATATGCAGAACCGCATCGGGCCCAACCTGGCCGGACCGTTCGGTATCCTCCAGACCCTGGCCGACGGCATCAAGCTGTTCTTCAAAGAAGACCTCATCCCCGAGCAGTCCGACCGGCTCGTCTTCAAGCTGGCCCCCTATCTGTCGCTGGTGCCCGCCTTCTTGGTGTTCGCCGTGGTCCCGGTGGGGGGTGACTTCAGCGGCGGCAACGGCAGCGTCACCCTGTTCGGCCGTGAGACCTTTCTCCAGGTGTCCGACCCTCCGGTGGGCATCCTGTTGGTGCTGGCCATGTCGTCGGTGGCCGTATACGGGGTGATGCTGGCCGGCTGGTCGTCGGGCTCCAAATATCCGCTGCTGGCGTCGGTGCGGGCCTCGGCTCAGATGGTGTCGTATGAGGCTGCGCTGGGGTTGTCGCTGGCCGCGGTGTTGTTGAAGTCGGGCAGCTTGTCCACCCACACCATCGTGTCCGAGCAGTCGGTGTGGAACTGGAACTTGTGGGCCACTTGGGTGGTGCCCATGGTGATCTTTTTGATCGCGGCCACCGCCGAGCTGAACCGGCCGCCGTTCGACCTGGTGGAGGCCGAGCAGGAGCTGGTGGGCGGCTTTCACACCGAGTACAGCTCCATCCGCTTCGCCTTGTTCTTCTTGGCCGAGTTCATGAACACCATCACCATGTCGGCCATCGTGGTGACGCTGTTCTTGGGCGGCCCCAACGGCCCCGATTTCACCACCGTGGGCTGGCTGTCGGGGGTGCTGTGGTTCTTCGCCAAGCTGATGCTGTTCTTGTTCGCCTTCGTGTGGCTGCGGGCCACCCTGCCCCGCTTCCGCTACGACCAGCTCATGGACTTGGGCTGGAAGCTGCTCATTCCCCTTTCGCTGGGGTGGCTGCTGGTGCTGGCCTCCTATGACGTGGCCGGCGACCGGGGCTGGAACCGGGGCGTGGCGGTGATCGTGATGCTGGCCATCATGGCCGCGCTGGGCGGAATGCTGGTGTTGGCCTTGCGGGCCGCCCGCCACCGCCGAGAACTCGATCCGCAAGGAGGGTTCGCCTAATGGGATACCTCCAGGGATTTGCCGTCACGCTGCGCAAGCTGTTGAAGGGCACCGAGTCGGGCCGGGTGGTCACCACCCAATACCCCGACGAGAAGCGCCCCAAGCCCGAGCGCTTCCACGGCCGCCACGTGCTCAACCGCTACGAGGACGGCATGGAGAAGTGCATCGGATGCGAGCTGTGCGCCGGGGTCTGCCCGGCCCGCTGCATCTATGTGCGGGGGGCCGACAACTCGCCCGACGATCCGGTGTCGCCCGGCGAGCGCTTCGGCTACGTCTACGAAATCAATTACCTGCGTTGTATCCACTGCGATTTGTGCGTGGAGGCCTGTCCCACTGAGGCCATCACCGAGTCGAAGCTGTTCGAGTTCTCGTTCACCAACCGGTCCGACGCCATCTACACCAAAGACGAGCTGGTGGTGGGCGATGACGGCCGGCCCCAGCAGCTTCCGTGGGAACACTGGGAACCCGGCGACGATGAGCACACCTCGGCCTGGGTGCGGGCCACGTCGCCGTCGGGCATGGCCGCCTACGAGGGCAAGGTGGCCTGGTCGGGCGAGCTGGGCTATGGCATCCGATCTCCCGAGCGGGGCCAGGCGGCTGACAATGAAGGAGACGAGGCCGACCTCGGTAACGATGACCACGACGACCATGGGGGCCACCACTGATGGAGACCGCGGTCTTCATCGTGTGCGCGGTCATCGTGCTGGCCGGGGCACTGGGCGTGGTGCTGGCCCGCAACCCGGTTCACGCCGCGTTGAGCCTGGTGGGGACGCTGTTCGGCATGGCCGTGCTGTTCCTGAACCTGGAGGCCCACTTCCTGGCCGCGGTGCAGATCATCGTCTACGCCGGCGCCATCGTGGTGCTGTTCTTGTTCGTGATCATGCTGTTGGGTGTCGACCGGCTCGAAGACCTGTCGGTGGAGCCCATCACCGGCCAGCGCACCTTGGCCATCGTGGTTGGCCTGGGCACCTTCGTGTTGGCGGTGGCGTTTCTCCTGAGCAGCTCTATCGGCCCGTCCGGCCCCCAGATCCTGACGCGGGACATCACCGACCAATCCACATACTCCAACCTGCGCCAGATCGCCGACGATTTGTTCACCGATTACGTGTACGCCTTTGAGGCCACCGCCGCCTTGCTCACTATCTCGGTGGTGGGCGCGGTGGTGATGTCCCGCCGCATGGCCCGAAGCGACGAGGCCCAAGAGAGCGCGGGGGACGATTGATGGTCACCGCCTCTTGGTACCTGATCCTGGCCGCGGCGCTGTTCACCATTGGCGCGGTGGGCCTCTTGGTACGGCGCAATCCGCTGATCATGTTCATGTGCGTGGAGCTGATGCTCAACGCCGTCAACCTCACCTTCATCACCTTCGGGCGGGAGCTCAACCACATCGGCGGGCAGGTGTCGGTGTTCTTTGTGCTGGTGGTGGCGGCCGCCGAGGTGGTGGTGGGCCTGGCCATCGTGGTGGCTATCAACCGCCGCCGTCCCCAGGCCACCGCCGACGACCTATCGGCGCTGAAGGGATAGCGGGGTCATGAGTCGATGGTTTTGGCAAGAAGACCGGATACGCGGGAGTGAGTGAATGAGCACGCTCGTTGACCTGGTCTGGCTGATCCCCGCCTTCCCGCTGGCCGGGGTCTTGGTCTTGATGGCCATAGGCCGCCGCTTGGGCGAACCCCGGGCCGGCTGGCTGGCCACCGCCATGATGGTCGGATCGTTCGTAGCCACCCTTTTGGTGTTCATCGGCTTGGTGGGCCACGACGGCGACGAGCGGGAGACGGTGGTCACCCTGTTCGAGTGGGTGCCGGCCGGGAAGCTGGCGGTGGACATCGGCTTTCTGGCCGACCCGCTGTCGATCACCATGGCCCTGTTCGTGACCGGGGTGGGGGCCCTCATCCACCTCTACTCCATCGGCTACATGCACGGCGACGAGGGCTTCTCCAAGTTCTTCATCTACCTCAACCTGTTCGCCTTCTCCATGCTCATGCTGGTGCTGGGCGACAACCTGCTGCTCACCTTCTTGGGCTGGGAGGGAGTGGGGGCTTGCTCCTACCTGCTGATCTCGTTCTGGTTCACCGACGAGGCCAACGCCTCGGCGGGCAAGAAGGCGTTCGTCACCAACCGGGTGGGCGACTGGGGCTTTCTGGTGGCCATGTTCCTGGCCTTTTTGACCTTCGGATCGCTCCAGTACGGCGAGATCTTCTTCGACATAGAGTCCAACGGCGTGGCCGCGGGCACCGCGTCAGCCATCGTGGTGCTGCTGCTGGTGGGCGCGGCCGGTAAGTCGGCCCAGTTCCCGCTGCACATTTGGCTGCCCGACGCCATGGCCGGACCCACCCCGGTGTCGGCCCTCATCCACGCCGCCACCATGGTCACCGCCGGGGTGTACCTGCTCACCCGCATGAGCCCGATCATCGCCGAGGCCCACGGCTGGGTGCCCGACCTCATCATGTGGGTGGGCCTGGGCACCGCGCTGATGGCCGCCACCATCGCGGTGGCCCAAAACGACATCAAGAAGGTGCTGGCCTACTCCACCGTCAGCCAACTCGGATTCATGTTCGTGGCCGTGGGCTCGGGGGCCTATGTGGCCGCCATCTTCCACATGGTCACCCACGCCTTCTTCAAGGCGCTGCTGTTCCTGGGGGCCGGTTCGGTGATCCACGGCATGGACGGCGACCAGGACATCCGCCGCTACGGGGGATTGGCCCGGCTGCTGCCCATCACCTCGATGACCTTCGTGGCCGGCTGGCTGGCCATCGCCGGGGTTCCGCCGTTCTCGGGCTTCTGGTCGAAGGACGAGATCCTGGCCTACGCCTACGGCGAGAACAAGGTGCTATGGGTGCTGTTGTTGGCCACTGCCATCCTCACCGCCTTCTACATGACCCGGCTGGTGCTGATGACCTTCTTCGGCCCGCCCCGCTGGACGGACACGGAGGCTGACAGCACCGAAGAACAACCCCAACGGCATCCCCACGAGTCGCCCTGGACGATGACCGTTCCCCTCGTGCTGCTGGCTGGCTTGGCCATGGTGGCCGGGGTGTTCAACCTGCCGTTCACTTCCGATGTCCACTTCTTGGGCAACTGGCTGAAGCCCTCCCTGTTTGGCAATGGCGGCCATCTGCCCTTCGGCGGGGGCACCCAGTGGGTGCTGGCCCTGGTGGCCATCGTCGGCAGTTTGGGCGGTGTGTCGGCCGGGGCCGCGGTTTATATCCGTCGCCGGATCGACCCGGCCCGCATCGAGCATCCCTTCTTGGCCCGGGCCTGGCGCATCGACGAGATCGTCACCAACTTCATGGGCGGTCCCGGCCGCCGGGCGTTCGAGCGCACCACCCAATTCGATGAGCAGGTGGTGGATGGCGCGGTCAACGGTACCGGCACCATGATCCGCCGGGCGGGTTCCCGATTGCGGGTGTCGCAGTCCGGCCTGGTGCGCAGCTATGCCCTGGGCATCGCCATCGGCGCGGTGGCGCTGCTGGCGTGGTTCTTCTCAAGGGCGGGGTTCTGATGCCTGCGACTGCAATTCCAGTGGCATCGTCGAGCAAGGCTCTTGATGGGATGGGGCGGTAATGGGCAGCTCCACCGTTCTGCCGGTCATCATTTTCTTGCCCTTGGTGGGGGCGGCAGTCATCGCGCTCATCGCACCGTCCCGGACGACGGTGCTCAAGCCGGTGGCGGTGGCTACCTCGGCGGCCACCGGGGCGCTCACCCTGTGGCTGATGGCCGCCTTCGACAAGCACGATGGCGGCTTCCAGTTCACCCAGCTCACCGAGTGGATCGACTCCGCCGGCATCTCCTGGCACGTCGGGGTGGACGGCATCTCTTTGTTCTTGGTGGTGCTCACCGGGCTGCTGTTCCCCATAGCCATCGTGGCCTGCGATCCGCCCCACGACGCCAAGGCCTATTACATCTGGATGCTGGTGCTGGAAACCGGCTGCCTCGGAGTGTTCCTGGCGCTGGATCTGGTGCTGTTCTTCCTGTTCTTCGAGATCGTGCTGATCCCGATGTACTTCCTCATCGGGTCGTGGGGCCACGAAAACCGCAAGTACGCGGCCACCAAGTTCTTCTTGTTCACCATGCTGGGCTCGGCCCTCATGCTGGTGGGGATGCTGGTGTTAGCGCTGCTCACCGCCCGGGAGACCGGCAACGCCGTCACCTTCAACGTCTTGGAGCTGGCGCAGAGCGCGGGCGAGCTGCCCACCATCACCGCCCGCTGGATCTTCTTGTCGTTCGTGCTGGCCTTTGCGGTGAAGGTGCCCTTGTTCCCGGTTCACACCTGGCTGCCCGACGCCCACACCGAGGCCCCCACCGCCGGGTCGGTGATTCTGGCCGGGGTGCTGCTCAAGCTGGGCACCTACGGGCTGGTGCGCTTCGGGCTGTACCTGTTCCCCGAGGCGTCCCGCTACTTCGCCCCGCTGCTGTTCACCCTGGGGGTGATCGGCATTTTGTACGGCGCGGTGGTGGCCACCATGCAGCGCGACCTGAAACGCCTGGTGGCCTACTCGTCAGTGGCCCACCTCGGGTTCATCGTGCTGGGCATCTTCTCCATCAACACCGAGGGCATCGAGGGCGGTCTGCTCCAGATGGTGAACCACGGCTTGTCCACCGGGGCGCTGTTCTTGCTGGTGGGGTTCATCTACGAGCGCCGCCACACCCGCCAGATCTCCGAGATGATCGGCCTTCAGAAGGCCGCCCCGGTGCTGGCCGCGGTGTTCACCGTGGTGATGCTGTCGTCGGTGGGCCTGCCCGGCCTCAACGGTTTCGTGGGCGAGTTCTTGATCTTGGCCGGTGCTTTTGTGGCCCATCGCTGGTGGGCGGTGGTGGCTGCTGCCGGGGTCATTTTGGCTGCGCTCTACCTGTTGTGGGCCTACCAGCGGGTGTTCCACGGCACTCCCGACGACGCCAACCGGTCGATGCCCGACCTCAACTGGCAGGAGAAGCTGGTAATGGTGCCGCTGGTGGGGCTCATCGTGTTTCTGGGGGTGTACCCCAAGCCGGTGATCGAGCGGATGGAGCCCGCTGTCAACGAGCTGATCTCTCATATGGAACAGGTCGAGGGGTTCGACTCGCCCACCGTGGATGACCGGCCCGAGGGCAGCTTTGAGGAGCTCCGCACCCTCATGGGCGGCGACGAGGGGGAGGGCCACTGATGCTCCCGCTCTTCGCCCAGGTGGATATCCCCGACATCGAGTGGCTGCCCCTCATCCCCCATCTGGTGATGGCGGGGGCCGCGGTGGTGCTGTTGACCATCGTGTCGCTGGCCGGTCGCTGGCTGCCGAGTTGGTTCGCAGCGGCTTGGACGGTGGCTGCCGGGCTGGGGGTGCTGGCCACTGCCATTCCGGTGTGGCTACGGGTGGAGCAATGGGGCCCCCATTCAACCATTGAAGATTCGATAGGGGTGGACGGCTTCTCGGTGTTCATCATCGTTGTGCTGGCCTGCACCGTGGTGCTGACCGCCCTGGTGGCCGACGGGTTCTTGCACCGGGAGAGCCTGGACGGTCCGGCGTTCTACGTGTTGTTGATGCTGTCGGCCACCGGCGGCATCACCATGGCCTCGGCCAACAACCTCATCGTTCTGTTCTTGGGCCTGGAGATCCTGTCGCTGGCGGTGTACGTGCTGGTGGCCATGCACCTGCGCCGGGCCGAGTCGCAGGAAGCGGGCATCAAGTACTTCGTGCTGGGGGCGTTCGCGTCGGCATTCCTGCTCTA
Encoded here:
- the nuoL gene encoding NADH-quinone oxidoreductase subunit L; translation: MSTLVDLVWLIPAFPLAGVLVLMAIGRRLGEPRAGWLATAMMVGSFVATLLVFIGLVGHDGDERETVVTLFEWVPAGKLAVDIGFLADPLSITMALFVTGVGALIHLYSIGYMHGDEGFSKFFIYLNLFAFSMLMLVLGDNLLLTFLGWEGVGACSYLLISFWFTDEANASAGKKAFVTNRVGDWGFLVAMFLAFLTFGSLQYGEIFFDIESNGVAAGTASAIVVLLLVGAAGKSAQFPLHIWLPDAMAGPTPVSALIHAATMVTAGVYLLTRMSPIIAEAHGWVPDLIMWVGLGTALMAATIAVAQNDIKKVLAYSTVSQLGFMFVAVGSGAYVAAIFHMVTHAFFKALLFLGAGSVIHGMDGDQDIRRYGGLARLLPITSMTFVAGWLAIAGVPPFSGFWSKDEILAYAYGENKVLWVLLLATAILTAFYMTRLVLMTFFGPPRWTDTEADSTEEQPQRHPHESPWTMTVPLVLLAGLAMVAGVFNLPFTSDVHFLGNWLKPSLFGNGGHLPFGGGTQWVLALVAIVGSLGGVSAGAAVYIRRRIDPARIEHPFLARAWRIDEIVTNFMGGPGRRAFERTTQFDEQVVDGAVNGTGTMIRRAGSRLRVSQSGLVRSYALGIAIGAVALLAWFFSRAGF
- a CDS encoding NADH-quinone oxidoreductase subunit M; the encoded protein is MGSSTVLPVIIFLPLVGAAVIALIAPSRTTVLKPVAVATSAATGALTLWLMAAFDKHDGGFQFTQLTEWIDSAGISWHVGVDGISLFLVVLTGLLFPIAIVACDPPHDAKAYYIWMLVLETGCLGVFLALDLVLFFLFFEIVLIPMYFLIGSWGHENRKYAATKFFLFTMLGSALMLVGMLVLALLTARETGNAVTFNVLELAQSAGELPTITARWIFLSFVLAFAVKVPLFPVHTWLPDAHTEAPTAGSVILAGVLLKLGTYGLVRFGLYLFPEASRYFAPLLFTLGVIGILYGAVVATMQRDLKRLVAYSSVAHLGFIVLGIFSINTEGIEGGLLQMVNHGLSTGALFLLVGFIYERRHTRQISEMIGLQKAAPVLAAVFTVVMLSSVGLPGLNGFVGEFLILAGAFVAHRWWAVVAAAGVILAALYLLWAYQRVFHGTPDDANRSMPDLNWQEKLVMVPLVGLIVFLGVYPKPVIERMEPAVNELISHMEQVEGFDSPTVDDRPEGSFEELRTLMGGDEGEGH